In Lolium rigidum isolate FL_2022 chromosome 7, APGP_CSIRO_Lrig_0.1, whole genome shotgun sequence, the DNA window AAGTTGTACCAAGGGCAAAAAGACTTCTATTAAGTACAGTAGTAAAGTCATATAAGTTAGGGGCATATTTTGATTACATAAACAATAATGCTAAGTGGGCCAGTGATGAAGAAGCACATATCTATTATATACTTAAATCAATATACGGATCTCTAATAGAGTCACAAGGTTAAGCCACATCATATAAATTATTttgatagttagatctaaaatttgtgGGCCAGATTTTTAATCACAACCATGAGATCTACTACATACTAAAATCAATATACAAATCTCTAATATAGACGCAAGGTTAAGCCACATCATATAAATTATTttgatagttagatctaaaatctGGGTCAGATTTTTTATCACAACCATGAGATTTACATAACAAATATAATAACACGTCAATTTAAAGCGTTAAgacttatctccaaatatgattgGCTGGCTTTGTGTTGAACTAGGACATGTCGTGTCATATATGCCCATGTGtattacccgcaaaaaaatgGCCATGTGCACTACATTAGGAATAATGTGTATTTCTAAAAAAATGAACAGCATGTCAGGAAAGAAAACATGGTTGTCGTATTATGCAAACCATCAGGCGTCGGCACATTTTGGTCTGGCTATGATAAAACTGAAAGGCATACGATATCATCAAAATTATTTCAGCCGTTAGACGTGTATAATTCACATTAATCtacatcatcaaaattatttcAGCTGTTAGATGTACTCCCTTCATCCCAAAAAAGATGTTACagatttgtttaaatttggatatatctataGACTAAatcgcatctagatacatccaaatttagacaaatcaagagagtacAGTTTATTGCTATGATTTTATGAGAGATTTGTTGCAAGGAACGTTGTACCGCTGAGCGAATCATAATAAAGTCTATGTCAAGCACTAACCGAAAATGAACTGGCGTAATAAAGTCCAATTCGATTTGGACTAACTCTCAAGCGTAACAGTCTGTGTCATGCACTAGAAAATGAACTGGCGTAAATCCTGTTCAATTTAGACTAGCTCTCAAGCGTAACGTAGGAAAACTGTACAAACTTAAATTACTGACTAACCAGGACACCTTATGCAGGCAGGCACGCGAGGCTTTAAACTGCCGTATATACATGCATGACAAAGTGTATAGAATAttaccaaaataaaataaaaattgctaATTAAATTgcaaaatatgaaaataaatacACAAGTTCTCAGAAAAATAAACTATAACTTTCCATTGAAATACTTCTAATTACATTCCAAAATATGAACATATATATGTAAGTTTTAAGAAAAATAAATTACAACTTTCCATTCAAGAATGCACATCTAAAGATAAAAAACCTTGAAAGTTATAAAACTGATGTACAATACCTTTCTTTCCATTTAGTGTTAAAATTAAAGAATCACCATCAATCCATCATCATTTTTTTTGTCGTACATGGACTAAGCATCTGATAATATGACCAGGTCAACAGTTGCTTACTACATTACTTTATATTTAAAGGAAATTTTTGGATGAAAATATAATTATATATTAGAAAGTCTCACAGAAAAAAAAACGCATCATTCGACCAATCTAATGGGACATATTTTATAGTTGAATAATACATAGGTTCTCTTAATTAAGTATCACATCCATATGTAAGCATGATAGTAAATGTTATCCTATGTTAAATCATAATGCATTCAAGGGAAAATAATATCCATGCACTAAAATCCTCATAAAACCGAAGCACTGGAACACTAATTACGCATACCCTCTTATAAGTACACCACACCAGATAAATAATAGACATGATTATAAATAATTAATAGACCGAAGAATTTAAGAGCAAGATATTGCCCtcacatttgcgagggccactgtgctagttacaTGGAATAAAATAAACCGTTGTCTAATCCAGCCAAACCAATAATACACTAAGGCTGTTGACTTCCTAACATCGCGAAACTCGTGCAAACTAGGATTTAGAAAGAAAGCAGTACCCTGGTCTGGAGAAGATCAATATATGTTATGCAAACTTCATCACCCTTGTTGATGGGCTTTGTGCAACGAACAACAATTCTTGGGCCATATTTGGCGAGTGCTAAAGAGAATCAGGGTAAGAGTTAAAAAAATTGCCTCTCACATTGCAGCATAAATGAACATGAAGGAAGTACCATGAGTAGAATGATCTTCAAACTGCCAAGCATGCCACTGCAACCAATAAAGACGCCGAATAACTTACTCTACACTGAGATATGATAATGATAAGCAAAGTACTAAATTATTTCCCTCTTGATATTGTGCAAGCAGAAGTTAAGAAAATGCCGAATATATAGAACTATAATTTCATTTTATTTACCACATCTGCTGCTACTACTTTGCTAGCAGGGACTGCAGGGTATTCTGATTTGTCTGAAACATAATCTAAGTTAAGAAAATGCCGAATATATAGAACTATAATTTCATTTTATTTACCGCATCTGCTGCTACTTCTTTGCTAGCAGGGACTGCAGGGTATTCTGATTTGTCTGAAACATAATCTTCATCACGTGGAGCCAATACAAAACGGTAAGAAGCGTTCGGAAAGCAACTATGATTGAACCATGAAAAACTAGGTCCATAAACTGCGATCCCCAGATCCCGCTCTTCACTAATCTGCACAGCAACACTGTTGATCATCACTGCCCATAATGCCACTGTCTCTACTGTCAGACCATTGGCAGAAACAACAGAAGTTTGCGTCCTCATTTTTCTGGCAGATGACATCAGCATGCTTCCCTCCAGTATCCTCTCGGCAACCTCCCCGCCTTCTCCCAGGGTTTCCCCAATGCCACTGGCTGAAAGCCCACCGATTCTGGTGGCCTGGTTAATTGAATCAGACGAAACAAGACCATGTATCTCAAGCAAATAAAGAAGCCGAAGAGCAGCACGGGGATCACTCGTGCCTTCGGTGAGAAAGGAGGGAGATGCTATCTTGATGTGGTCCGCAAAGAAACAACATTCACCAGAGGATGAATGCGCTTCACAATCCGAGCTTAAGCAGTCTAAGGAGCAGTATCGAACAGAGCCACAGGTCATACAAGATAAGCCATGTGGAGGTTGAGATGGTAAGTTCCTGAAACATGAGGAGCAATGGGAGTGGAGGAACAAATCATGCAGGGTGGCGGCATAAGGTGCAATTGCCCGAGTTAGGTCCTCCGACATGTGTACAGGTTCCCGGGctctcatctccatcgccatggGTCCTCCTGCTGCAAAGTTCAGTTTTGCACAAAAGGAAAATCAGGACTTGGACTAAATTATCCCATGCTCAGCAAAACCAAGCTAAGCTCTTCCCCAAACCATGCTCAATACATTGACCTATTTTTGCTATAGTGCCTCTGCCTAGACAGTTAATTTGGGGGCAAAACATGAAAGGAGCAGGAACATTGACCATACAGAtagcttctctttttttttgcgaaacatacaGATAGCTTCTCGATCTCAAGACAACTCAAATCAGGACCTGGAAACTCTAGAGGCTGCATAAATGCATAGCTACTTTACATCTGCTGCGGAGCACTGTGTAGGGCACCAAACCCTCGCTGCGAGAAAAGATCCCTATGAAGGTGAGGCTTTACTCAACTTGAGACCGAGGTAACCGCCGAACGATGAAACCGCAGGTCCCTATAGAGCGTGGTCACAACCGCGGAGAGATGATATGGGGCGCGACGGCGGCGTGATTTgccccggcgatggagaagacgaGAGTCCTCTGTGGGTGCTCCATATTGGGCTAATGGGTAGTTGTATTTGAGGCATTGGGGCCGTTCTAAACTGGGCCTGATGGCTCCAcaccgcacccccccccccccccctttttttttaCTCTCCTGTTAAAAATGACCGAAAAAATGGATCGCGTGTATCTCAAAACTAACCGAAAAAAGTAAGGAAAAGAAAATTTTCATTTGTAAAAACGAAGCTACCACATGGTTCTATGGGATGTCCAAAATTGGGCAAAGTCATTAAGTCACTACagatacaaaacacacatttttttgAAGGTATGCAAACCACAAGTGTTGACAGAATGTTAGCCTTCTAGTATATATTTTGTTTTGTTCTCTCTTTTGTTCTTCTCTTGTTTCTTTGTCTTTTGCCTTCTTCGGTAGCCTTGCTACCAACGTTGTAGAAAAAAAAATACCCATGTTCAAACTTGTTATCTTTCCTCTCTAGTGATCACATCCAATCACATAAACATGAATATGGAGTGTTATTCCCCTCTTTAGCAACAAGATGGCATAAGTTTTCCAGGTCAAGACAATATTGCAGGAGTTTTTCTTCATCAAGATAAACCACACTTGCAACTGGTTGGTCACAAGCAAGTATCGCAGGTTCACAGCTTGAGCAGAACAAAACTCCAGGGTCATGGAGCCCTTACTCATTAGTCATGATATACAACCATAATTCATAAAATTAAGTGCTGATTGGTAAACAAAATCGGCAACAAATAGGCGAGTACATATGCCTCATCACTCTGAAGCATCACACAAGTTGGCAGCTTGACCTTATCACAAGTCCAGAATGATGAAGCTCATACTAATTCGTCACCACAAATAAAACCAAAACCGTAATTGAGCTCAGACAATAAGGTGCTGATGCATTCAACAGCTTGCGCATAGGGCTAGGTACATACTAGATACTCACCGTGTCGATCGAGTTGACAAAGTACTCATATATATAAGTAAGCCATAGTTTGATACGTAGTGTCACTATATATGAAGAGACTCTTCAAGTTGAGTCTTGAGGTAGTAGCCACGTGGCAAGGCACATACCGTGGCGCTTCCATGAGACTGTTGGCAGAGGAGGCGAGACCAGTTGGGCAGTCATATCGTAGACGCGGATGgaagccttctcctcctcctcctcgtaacaGTAGCCTTTGAAAGAGTCTTCATCGTCATCCAAGAACCAGATGCGGTCTCTCAGCAAGCCGTACCGAGAGGCAGGAGCCAGCAGCTGGGAGCACCTTCGGCCGAGAAAAAGAACCTGGTCGTCATCCCCCAAGGTCGTCTTGTTGACCCACCCATCTGAACCTGCTGGGCGCTTGAGGTGGCCAGCCTCAAACACATCAAACTTGTTGCCTACAACCACGTATCTACCAAGCATCCATCGGCAGCAAACCTGCCTGCGCACCATTACCagcgcgccaccgccaccatgtgATTCGACCAGGTAGAGCTTCTTATGGACATAAATGTTGTTTTGGGGCAGTAACCAAGGGAATGCATTACCGTTGATGACCCGTACGATTCGAGAAACCTGTGGATCTCCCGTGGCTTGGTCCTGGCTGATGTCCACGACGGAGAGATGCTCGTGGTAAGAGAGCATGTAGATCTTGCCCTTGTAGAAGGCCATGTCTTGGAACCCCTTGAACGTGTGGTGGGCTGGAACCGACGACCACGAGGAAGCCCCCGGCTGGCACACTAGAATCTGACCACGGCCATGGCGGTTGACGAATGCAGCGACAAGGTTGGGCGAGCAGAAGGTTAGCTTGTTCAGCTGGTGTTTCCTGTTCTTGATGCGCGGCCATATGCGGGTAAGGGATTCCACAGGCTTAAAACCAGCGCCGCTAGGGAGGCAACTGGGACGGACGCTGGACAGAGCAGGAAGCCTCACAGTGGCCCTGGAGAACGGGTTCACCAGGAAGCATCCGTCGTGACGCGGGAAGACGAGCCAGCTGCCGCAGGCGCTCTTGAACCCAGCGAAGCCGCAACCGGCGAAGCGGAAGGGCTCCGTGCAGGGGAGGCTGTAGAAAGTGCCGTCGGGAAGAGCGAGCAGCGGCACCGGCGGTGGCGCGGCGAGCTGCCGCGCAGCGGCGCGCCACTGCGGGCAGACCGCGCCGAAGCGGGCGCGGTCGACGTACGCGGGGAGGAGGTGGAGCACCAGGCCGGCCAGCTCCAGCGGGATGTCTGACCACGACGGCGTCGGGCACGGCAGCTTCTCCTCCGCCATCGTCCCGAGTAGACCTCGATCTAGTGTACGCAAGAAAAGGTGGTAACTGTCCTACTTCCTTACAGACAACCAAGAATCACAGAGCAGAACACGAGCAGAGGGAAGGCTAAATAAGTCGAGCACCTTGCGTGCATGGTCAGCGCACACGGTAGGAACATGGGGAACGCCACAAGGGCCGGGAGGCGGCAGGTGTACGGGGAGTAAGTAGAGGCGTGTACCAGATACCGGCCTTGTCGTGTAGTGTGATTTTGTCCTTGGCGAGAAGTCGTGTAGTGTCCCATTGTCGACAACGGACATGAGGCCACCGGGACGATCCAAATATATCCGGGACGATCCAAATATATGTGAATCAACTATTTGCGTGGCACGATCGAAAAATACGTCTATATTTAGGCTCAACGGCCCGACGCATAGTGATCTGCTTGTCCGTGGAGATACAAACGCTGCTCAAGTATGCGCCTCGATGCGTCTTTACAGGTGCGACGAGTGTCCGCATATTCTAACATAGTCTCAGGGATAACAAAATCGACCGCACGGATTTGCTTTCTCTTCCCCTTCTTTGGTGCCCTAGGGTGATGCtgccaccccaaccccaccccgCCGCATCGTCGTAGTACCCGCCGTCTGTTAGGGCCTCGCCACGCCAGAGAAACAGGATCAGCGTCGGGGTAGATTCTTAACCGCATGTGTCGCGTCTTCGGGGGGGCAAACATCTACCGGTTACGCTGGCCCGCCTCGCCGCTCAGGacatgttcggtcaattgcgctggTAGGTTTCCAAATTCATTTTTTGGGCGCTATTGTGGGAGAGCATTGATCCGCAGTtgctacccacgcagatggacatgtggaagTCGCTCGAAAAGTTACGCAGTGAGGTCATTCACTCCTCTTTCGACAACGAATCCGAGCAGACGACGCAGAACATGGCTTTTGTTGCGGCCTCCATCCTCCACAAGTACAATGCCAGCCAGACGCCGGTGCAACGGGGCTCTGTGAAAGGCCGCTCAAAAAAATCTGTCGCACGTAGATGGGCACCTCCGGCTCTACAAGGACTACTTCGACCGCACTGATCCGATGTACCCGGAAAAAATGTTCTGGCGGCGGTACATGATGTCAAGGAAcatgttcatggtcattctacgaGGCGTCACAGACTACGACTCATACTtctaatgcaggcccgatgccacaggtgcgctaggcttcacctcttaCCAAAAAAAATTCTCTAGCTCACATTGTATCGTATGGATTGACtactgatatattcgatgagtatcttcgaatgggtaagAACACCTATCTTAACGCCATGTATCGGTTTTGGTGAGCCGTGATTGTCGCATGTTCGGAGAATATTACTTGAGGGATCCaacaattgaagatacaaggcggATGttttctatcaacgagtctagagggttccatGTATGATTGACAGCATAGATTGCATTCACTGGAAGTGGAAGAATTATCCATTTGGATGGTATGGTCAGTACATCGGCCATGCGGAGGGATGCATTGTCATTCTTGAAGCAGTGGTATCGCatcatttatggatttggcattcactcTTTggtatggccggttccaacaatgacatcaacgtgttgcaccgCTTTTCGATTGAAAACCGacttatgcaaggcaaagctcttcAAGTGAGGTACGAGATCACTCTTCGTGTGAGGTACGAGATCGATGAAAATGAAtacgacaagccatattatcttgctaatGACATCTATCGTAACTGGGTCAAGACTATCCGTAATTCAAACACGAAAAAAACgaagatgtttgccatgatgcaagAATCTACAAAAAAAAGATGTGAAGCGGGGATTTAGTGTGCTCCAAACTCAGTGGGCAATTGTTTGTCACCTGGCAAGAACATGGACGCAAATAGATacgcgtaagagcatctccaacggggcgacgcatttcggacgtccaaattgTCTATTTGCGTCGCCTGGCGACGCGAAAATGACCGTTCTTAtccgcgcgtctgtttgcgtctggggtgCCTCCAGCGGCCTGAACACATTATTTTTTctacttgtttttttttctattttaaacATACTTCCAAACATTAGACAAACTAAcaaataattgggaacatggttttacaaaaattaacacatagtttggcacatggttttacacaaactaatacataatttggaacatggttttacacaaactaatatcgtaattgggaacatggtttacacaaactaatatatagtttgaaccatggttgacaaaaATTAGAATATTGGAAAATgagaaaacctaactagtgttggttccgtatgttcgctgccaagaaagaacactctcggacacactcaatcacccaaactggaaaatctaaCTGGTAATTATAGCCATGTTGGTCCTTTcggggaagaacatccagaaaccgtcactagtggcttcaattggCTCGTGGCCATATTCGCtgtaaagaaagaacactctaacatTTTTAAttgtcggtgtccgagccggacttgccggtgtggtagtgcctgcggcaggatgtgtcgtcgaacaccttgacgatcatctcgatgTCCCCCTCGTAAAGGAAGGTGAGATGGCAGCCGAGCTCGAGCGCAGGTCGCGGGCAAACTTGTCCTACCCCGTGtgtaggtacatcttgccctgcccatcgaacaagacctcgacaagCCACCggtagaagttgcagctggcctcccgtagctgcacctgggccggctcgacgccatcgacaaactcggcgaacttgtccgggagccgcttgatgccgagggggtcattgtcgatacggaggaggaactcgaagcagcgctcctcctgcgaagacgacggcgcaggcgacggcgaccgtggagccgtagctgctccacctcggCGGCCCCGGCCCAGGCGTTcaggcccgcggcctcgaccgccttgcCGGCCACCAGGatccgccatggacttcctcgtggGGCTGGCTGCGTCACAGGAAGAGCTAGGCGacgctacggtggagcttgtggcggctagggtttgtgtgagggagtggatgaggaagaagagcgcgcgccctctttatataggacGGGGGCAGCTgacgccgcgggacgcgtggcatcgccattactacgttgGCGGAGGTGGGTGGCGGCCGCTCGACACGCAAGGCatcaccattaacgtggcgcagactgccgaagcgacgcagcagcgccagtcgctggcgcgcctgagaagacgcatcgagccagGGTCGCTGACAGGCGGGTCCGACGAAATGTCCGCCAGACGTGAgcagacactttgcgcgtccgtgcAGCGTCCGTAGAGACGCATCCAACGAGTCAGGTTTGCATCGCCGTGGAcaccccgatcactttgcgtcgtcccgctggagcagaAACCCGATGCATTTTTCGACCTCACGCAAAGGGACGCTTAACGTTCGGTCGCGTCGCTCCATCTCGTCTCCccgccgttggagatgctctagccGCTTGAGATGCCCCGACAGAGATATACAGAGCTCGACGGAGAAGAGAGGAAGAAGCGTGCGAGCACGCAAGTCACTTTCTATTTCTTGGCTGTATCTCCACAACAATTACACTTATAACCACGCCAGGCTTCCCATGGTCACTCACAAGTCACAACACACGCGACGCGCCCGTCTTCTAGAAGACTACCGTGTCTCGCGGTCGTCACTCATCCTGGCTCATGACTCGTGAGCGCTGGCCACTGGGTGCGAcatgccgccgtcgccgctccgATCCAGACCTAAATAGTACTTTGTCACAGGTTTAAGTAAAATGTAGGCTAAAATATGTTCAGATTTCACAAGTATTTAACTTCAAAAAATGATTTCACAAGTATTTCGAGCCGGAAGAAGTATTATAATACTATAGCTCTACACATATGTTTCTACTATAATGTAGTAGTAGTTATGAATATTGACCAACCTATAATATTATGAAATACTTTTTTACACAAGTGAACATATTTTTTAATAACCAATCTAAATAGTCAAAGTTTAACTACATCCATGTTCACAACATCAGTTTCCGTTCCAAAAAAAATCGGTCAATGCCAGAGGAGAAATGTCAAAAACGGAGCAATTACAGTTCGCAACGGAACAAACCCAAAACATGACTCGAAGCAGCAATTATGTAAACTTATCAAACTATGCCGCTAAACTGAACTTACATTTCTTCTCAAACATGTTTCCTGGAAGAAAGAACAGTGTGTAGTCGCTAACTACAGATAACGACAGTGTAACCCAAGAAAATGGGGTATATTTCAGGGGATTCAAGCAAGTGAAAAATCATCCGTCGCTCGTTAAAGTAAGGGCAAGGACAACACAAGTAAGGGTGAACATAATTGTGGCTGCGGCAAAGGCCAGGATGGCCCTCTGTGAGAAGCCCTACTTTTCATGACCCGCTAGCTCGACCTCCTTCAGCAGATCACGGATCTCATCGATGTCTGAGTAGTCCTTTGTTGCATGGATTAGTCTGCCCTGAACCTCCTCAAGCTTGGCAAGCCTTCTAGCTCGGCTGGCATCTCTAGCAGACCAGATGAACCAATCATCCTCCACAAGAGATTCCGACGTAGATTGCCACGACACAATCCACGGTGTAATGATGTCGTTCACGTATCTCCCTTTCTTCGCTGTGCAGGACGAGAAGCCATATTGCAACAGAGATCCAGCCCCCATAAGCATCCTGTGCATGTGAAACAGACATAAAAATAACTAAGAAGCCATCAATTACAATTGACTTGTTAAAACATTGTCCAATAGAATGGAATACAGGTCTTAGACTGAACGGACCGTGGTGCTCCAGATAATTGTGTAATTCAGTTTCAAGACAGCAGGACGTATTGAAACTTTGGTGTGTAAACCAGAAAACTAAAATGTATAACATACCGTCCATGCCATTCCAGTAAGAACAGAGACAAGCATGTGCCCACTATACATAAGATCATTCCAGCCTCCACTGGCTTTTTTCAGTAGATGGTACCATTGAGGTCCTTCTCCAGTGGTTGGCCTCAAAATATCTACTAGGAAGCTCATCCGACCCCAGTCAGGTCTATGCTCACCAGGATAAGATTGAACATCAGCTGCATTAAAAAAATGACAATTTAGTTTTTCCAGCCAGAAAAAATCATCAATTAGGTGATAAGACGACAAATACACTAACCATAAGCCATGTCGTTGTCTATGACCCCACGAATAGCATGTGAATCAGAAGCATATGGAACATAATATTTTTGTGCCCAGGGATGAGGATGCCCGACCTGCGGCACACCAAGGTCTCGCACAGATGGAAGAATGGTCGTGATAAAAGTTGCTGTCCGAAGCACCCGACCGATTGCCATAGTGACCATATATCTTGTGGCTATTCCAAGACCAGGAGCTTTGATGCAATCAAATAGCACCGAGAATCCGAGCATCATAAATAACATCAAATAGTGGTGAAGAGTGATAACATGTGCT includes these proteins:
- the LOC124677024 gene encoding protein SET DOMAIN GROUP 41-like; this encodes MAMEMRAREPVHMSEDLTRAIAPYAATLHDLFLHSHCSSCFRNLPSQPPHGLSCMTCGSVRYCSLDCLSSDCEAHSSSGECCFFADHIKIASPSFLTEGTSDPRAALRLLYLLEIHGLVSSDSINQATRIGGLSASGIGETLGEGGEVAERILEGSMLMSSARKMRTQTSVVSANGLTVETVALWAVMINSVAVQISEERDLGIAVYGPSFSWFNHSCFPNASYRFVLAPRDEDYVSDKSEYPAVPASKEVAADAWHAWQFEDHSTHALAKYGPRIVVRCTKPINKGDEVCITYIDLLQTRDARHSDLWSKYKFICSCKRCTSSPEPYVDFLLNELEFTRGWCYVGSSGGFE
- the LOC124672038 gene encoding uncharacterized protein LOC124672038, whose amino-acid sequence is MAEEKLPCPTPSWSDIPLELAGLVLHLLPAYVDRARFGAVCPQWRAAARQLAAPPPVPLLALPDGTFYSLPCTEPFRFAGCGFAGFKSACGSWLVFPRHDGCFLVNPFSRATVRLPALSSVRPSCLPSGAGFKPVESLTRIWPRIKNRKHQLNKLTFCSPNLVAAFVNRHGRGQILVCQPGASSWSSVPAHHTFKGFQDMAFYKGKIYMLSYHEHLSVVDISQDQATGDPQVSRIVRVINGNAFPWLLPQNNIYVHKKLYLVESHGGGGALVMVRRQVCCRWMLGRYVVVGNKFDVFEAGHLKRPAGSDGWVNKTTLGDDDQVLFLGRRCSQLLAPASRYGLLRDRIWFLDDDEDSFKGYCYEEEEEKASIRVYDMTAQLVSPPLPTVSWKRHGMCLATWLLPQDST